The following proteins are encoded in a genomic region of Dyadobacter sp. UC 10:
- a CDS encoding DUF2141 domain-containing protein gives MFVKNALTMGLVLVTGLLYSNFTVETHPSNVSVTGIKSKNGQILLAVFRDEKSFREEKPSAKHRFPKTALSHGALNISVDLPQGVYGLALVDDENGNGKLDKNLIGIPKEGVAFSNFYLSGMSKPKFSDFKVEQQSPSGHIECRMRYF, from the coding sequence ATGTTCGTTAAAAATGCATTGACTATGGGGCTCGTATTGGTAACTGGCCTGCTCTATTCAAATTTCACAGTTGAAACCCATCCTTCAAATGTTAGTGTGACGGGTATCAAATCAAAAAACGGGCAGATTTTGCTTGCAGTTTTCCGCGACGAAAAGAGCTTCCGGGAAGAAAAGCCGAGTGCCAAACACCGGTTTCCCAAAACGGCACTCAGCCACGGCGCCTTAAATATTTCGGTAGACCTTCCGCAGGGTGTATACGGTCTCGCGCTGGTTGATGATGAAAATGGCAATGGCAAGCTGGACAAAAATCTGATCGGGATCCCAAAAGAGGGGGTTGCGTTTTCCAACTTTTATCTGTCCGGAATGAGCAAGCCAAAGTTCAGTGACTTCAAGGTTGAGCAACAATCACCCTCAGGCCACATAGAATGCAGGATGCGGTATTTCTGA